A genomic window from Pirellulales bacterium includes:
- the tcmP gene encoding three-Cys-motif partner protein TcmP, giving the protein MFDEQAETSLIKSEIFTRYFLTWAKNLIRAQKRYRTTNRIAYVDLFAGPGFDRDGVSTTPLTILHRALADPELAERLVPVFFDRSEANTRSLEAAIAALPGVERLRHPPSVFGGEVGAELSGLLAARRLVPTLLLVEPFGVEASVSELIHSILQGWGCDGMLFFTSGRRAGGIHSPMHHERLVELLGAPRAAALDARLQAADARDERRAAIVVEEMKQALEGMGGRFVLPFRYRHREGAAGTHDLLFVSKNFRGYAIMREVLAEQRSAEPGATAFEYLPAEPDCPALYELLRPVEELEGLLLTDCAGERWKFAELFEHHSVGRPFVEKDYRDVVLRLEAERRVTIDPPCPPRRRGAIARATIVFPKPRA; this is encoded by the coding sequence ATGTTTGATGAGCAGGCGGAGACGTCGCTCATCAAGTCCGAGATTTTTACTCGGTACTTTCTCACCTGGGCAAAGAATCTGATCAGGGCGCAGAAGCGATATCGGACCACCAATCGCATCGCGTACGTCGATCTGTTTGCCGGGCCGGGTTTCGATCGGGACGGGGTGTCGACGACTCCCCTGACGATCCTGCATCGCGCGCTGGCCGATCCCGAGCTCGCCGAGCGGCTCGTGCCGGTCTTCTTCGATCGTAGCGAGGCGAACACGCGCTCGCTGGAGGCAGCCATCGCCGCGTTGCCCGGGGTCGAGCGCTTACGCCACCCGCCGAGCGTCTTTGGCGGCGAAGTGGGGGCGGAGCTGAGTGGGCTGCTGGCGGCCCGCCGGCTGGTGCCGACCTTGCTGTTGGTCGAGCCATTTGGCGTGGAAGCCTCGGTGTCGGAGCTCATCCATTCGATTCTGCAAGGCTGGGGCTGCGACGGGATGCTGTTCTTTACTTCCGGGCGCCGCGCGGGGGGCATTCACTCGCCCATGCACCACGAGCGGTTGGTCGAGCTGCTGGGGGCGCCGCGCGCCGCGGCGCTGGACGCCCGGTTGCAAGCCGCTGACGCGAGGGATGAACGTCGCGCGGCGATCGTCGTCGAGGAGATGAAGCAGGCGCTCGAGGGCATGGGGGGCCGATTTGTGTTGCCGTTTCGCTATCGCCACCGAGAGGGGGCTGCCGGCACGCATGATCTGCTCTTCGTGAGCAAGAACTTTCGCGGTTACGCCATCATGCGAGAGGTGTTGGCCGAGCAGCGAAGCGCCGAGCCGGGCGCGACCGCGTTCGAATACCTTCCGGCCGAGCCCGATTGCCCGGCGCTCTACGAGCTGCTGCGCCCCGTCGAGGAGTTGGAAGGGCTGTTGCTGACCGACTGTGCGGGAGAGCGCTGGAAGTTTGCCGAGCTGTTCGAGCATCACAGCGTGGGCCGGCCCTTTGTCGAGAAGGATTATCGCGACGTGGTGCTGCGGCTCGAAGCGGAGCGCAGGGTTACGATCGATCCCCCCTGCCCGCCACGCCGCCGCGGCGCGATCGCGCGGGCCACGATCGTGTTTCCCAAGCCGCGCGCTTGA
- a CDS encoding PLP-dependent transferase, with translation MQFRTRAIHVGQERDTATGAVVRPIHLATTYVQPAAGEWGEYDYSRSGNPTRRSLETTLASLEGGVGALCFASGMAATHAVTMLLERGDHVVAGTDVYGGTYRLLHQIVNRAGVDVNLAPSSDLARFEAAIKPHTKLLWIETPGNPLLSITDIRACAEIAHRHGCLLGVDSTFASPVLTRPLELGADIVMHSATKYLGGHSDVLGGALVVRDKALYERLYFVQNATGAVLGPFESFLLSRGLKTLELRVREHARTAQLLAEWLVTHPRVKRVLYPGLPSHPGHELAKHQMHGGFGAMISFETVGDFTTAKRIVESTKLFQLAVSLGAVESLIEQPASMSHASYAAKDRAANGIADTLIRLSVGLEAFDDLREDLDQALAND, from the coding sequence ATGCAATTTCGCACCCGAGCCATTCACGTTGGACAGGAGCGCGACACCGCGACCGGTGCCGTCGTACGCCCGATTCACCTGGCCACCACCTACGTGCAACCTGCCGCCGGCGAATGGGGCGAGTATGACTACTCGCGCAGCGGCAATCCCACCCGGCGCTCGCTCGAAACGACGCTCGCCTCGCTCGAAGGGGGCGTGGGCGCCCTTTGCTTTGCCTCGGGCATGGCCGCCACGCACGCCGTCACCATGCTGCTCGAACGGGGCGATCACGTCGTCGCTGGCACCGACGTCTACGGCGGCACCTATCGCCTGCTGCACCAGATCGTGAATCGGGCGGGCGTCGACGTGAATCTCGCGCCGTCGTCCGATCTCGCCCGCTTCGAGGCCGCCATCAAGCCCCACACGAAGCTCTTGTGGATCGAGACCCCCGGCAACCCCTTGCTCTCGATCACCGATATCCGCGCTTGCGCCGAGATCGCCCATCGCCACGGCTGCCTGCTCGGCGTCGATAGCACGTTCGCCTCCCCCGTGCTCACGCGACCGCTGGAGCTGGGCGCCGACATCGTCATGCACTCGGCCACCAAGTACCTGGGGGGGCATAGCGACGTGCTGGGCGGAGCGCTCGTCGTGCGCGACAAGGCCCTCTACGAACGGCTCTACTTCGTGCAGAATGCTACCGGCGCCGTGCTCGGCCCGTTCGAGTCGTTTCTGCTCTCGCGCGGCTTGAAGACCCTCGAGCTACGCGTCCGCGAGCATGCCCGCACCGCACAACTGCTGGCCGAGTGGCTCGTCACCCACCCGCGCGTGAAACGGGTGTTGTACCCTGGTTTGCCCTCGCACCCGGGCCACGAACTGGCGAAGCATCAGATGCATGGCGGCTTCGGCGCCATGATCAGCTTCGAGACGGTGGGAGACTTCACCACCGCCAAGCGCATCGTCGAGTCGACGAAGTTGTTCCAACTGGCCGTAAGCCTGGGCGCGGTCGAGTCGCTGATCGAGCAGCCCGCCTCGATGTCGCACGCCAGCTACGCGGCCAAGGATCGCGCGGCCAATGGCATCGCCGACACGCTCATCCGCCTGAGCGTCGGTCTCGAGGCGTTCGACGACCTGCGCGAAGATCTCGACCAGGCGCTGGCGAACGACTGA
- a CDS encoding aminotransferase class I/II-fold pyridoxal phosphate-dependent enzyme — protein sequence MSDKNSNAANPRPADQTAGALPPAVGSSTLAVHAGEARQKLGDSITDPIFCTATYTFRDSQSVIDFIEQKQQREEYGRYGNPGEKVVERKLAALEGAEAGLLFTTGMSALATFLLAKLNSGDEILLFDQCYHRSREFCVKHLGRYGVVTKQVPACDYAAMEAAITPRTKLLISESPTNPHLSVVDLDRFVEIGRRHEIETLIDATLATPYNLQPIAAGVDYVLHSATKYLGGHNDLLAGVLVGRTDDLEPVRKLRGIMGTLNSPHNIYLLERGLKTFELRIQRHNANGMAIARYLEKHPRIEKVYYPGLESHTDHEIAARSMRGFGGLVTFLVKDADWRATARVVDAFRIPRIGPSLGGAESLVEQPLVMSYFECTPEERKTYGIPDNMIRLACGIEDTADLLADLEQALATP from the coding sequence TCCCCCCGGCCGTCGGCAGCTCGACCCTGGCCGTGCATGCCGGCGAAGCCCGGCAGAAGCTCGGCGACTCGATCACCGATCCGATCTTCTGTACGGCGACGTACACCTTCCGCGATAGCCAGTCGGTGATCGACTTCATCGAGCAGAAGCAGCAGCGCGAAGAGTACGGCCGCTACGGCAACCCGGGCGAAAAGGTCGTCGAGCGCAAGTTGGCCGCCCTCGAAGGGGCCGAGGCTGGCTTGCTCTTTACCACCGGCATGAGCGCCCTGGCCACGTTCCTCCTGGCCAAGCTCAACTCCGGCGACGAGATCCTCCTCTTCGACCAGTGTTATCACCGCAGCCGCGAGTTCTGCGTGAAGCACCTGGGCCGTTACGGCGTCGTGACGAAGCAGGTACCCGCCTGCGACTACGCCGCGATGGAAGCCGCCATCACGCCGCGCACGAAGCTGCTGATTAGCGAGTCTCCCACGAATCCGCATTTGAGCGTCGTGGATCTTGATCGCTTCGTCGAAATCGGCCGTCGCCACGAGATCGAAACGTTGATCGATGCCACGCTGGCCACGCCGTACAACCTGCAACCGATCGCCGCGGGGGTCGACTACGTGCTCCACTCGGCCACGAAGTACCTCGGCGGCCACAACGATCTCTTGGCCGGCGTGCTCGTCGGCCGCACCGACGATCTCGAACCGGTCCGCAAGCTGCGCGGCATCATGGGCACGCTCAATTCGCCCCACAACATCTACCTGCTCGAGCGCGGCCTGAAGACCTTCGAGCTGCGTATCCAGCGCCACAATGCCAATGGCATGGCCATCGCCCGCTATCTGGAAAAACATCCTCGCATCGAAAAGGTGTACTATCCCGGTCTCGAGTCGCACACCGATCACGAGATCGCCGCGCGCTCCATGCGTGGGTTCGGCGGTCTGGTCACCTTCCTGGTAAAAGACGCCGACTGGCGCGCGACGGCCCGCGTGGTCGATGCCTTCCGCATCCCGCGCATCGGGCCGAGCCTGGGGGGCGCCGAGTCGCTCGTCGAGCAGCCGCTGGTGATGAGCTACTTCGAATGCACGCCCGAGGAACGCAAGACGTACGGTATTCCCGACAACATGATCCGCCTGGCCTGCGGCATCGAAGATACCGCCGACCTGCTGGCCGATCTCGAACAAGCACTGGCCACCCCGTAG